A single region of the Kineosporia corallincola genome encodes:
- a CDS encoding ParB/RepB/Spo0J family partition protein produces the protein MSTFADIPPRQLIPNDRNRVIAESAVTEMMASISALGILQTLLVVPINPTDPTDPLNPLNPLDPVEDRTSGERAEAEPLWRVIAGHTRREAALRLELPDVPCLIAQDAGEATELLRILGENLNRKGLSVLEEADYYRQLALLDVTPEQIESTLALPAERVRSRLALNDLPATARPQAAAAVEAGTLDLTQIAALNSFADDDKAMGRILKKDHTTWGFAHALAEETRKRERRETVDRLKAELTLAGVKIVPTPKNWPYTSREAEASTLLDTDGQPLDPEEVKTKPGFAAWINTDYTPRVIILCLDPEASGYTRTQRTRYVPDAERKAQAAAERERIAHHEALADAAQIRRRFLHEKYATAKTAKKLFPDALRFIAARPEKTRISNPQSADLALSLAGIPATLASLEDAAAGAGMDRLQRIVVARWLTTSENNLDSLTAQRWDVDPAAGVAYLDRLTAAGYELSEAEQRLHADITQLANATNDEDEDEAADEDDQDDEPDENDTMDDPKDDASFSADDAESPAPRDELDDEQAASEVSTPQTDPAGLDDIAKSAQKFEAVAPAGTDAVLDELVAASHH, from the coding sequence ATGAGCACGTTCGCCGACATCCCTCCCCGCCAGCTCATCCCCAACGACCGCAACCGGGTCATCGCCGAATCCGCGGTCACCGAGATGATGGCCTCCATCTCCGCCCTGGGCATCCTGCAAACCCTCCTGGTCGTCCCCATCAACCCGACCGACCCGACCGACCCGCTCAACCCGCTCAACCCGCTCGACCCGGTCGAGGACCGCACGTCCGGCGAACGCGCCGAGGCCGAGCCGCTGTGGCGGGTCATCGCGGGTCACACTCGCCGCGAGGCGGCCCTGCGTCTGGAGCTGCCGGACGTGCCGTGCCTGATCGCGCAGGACGCCGGTGAGGCCACCGAGCTGCTGCGGATCCTGGGCGAGAACCTCAACCGCAAAGGTCTGTCCGTCCTGGAAGAGGCCGACTACTACCGCCAGCTCGCCCTCCTGGACGTCACCCCCGAACAGATCGAGTCCACCCTCGCCCTGCCCGCCGAACGGGTCCGGTCCCGGCTGGCCCTGAACGACCTGCCCGCCACCGCCCGCCCCCAGGCCGCCGCGGCGGTCGAGGCCGGGACGCTGGACCTGACCCAGATCGCCGCCCTCAACAGCTTCGCCGACGACGACAAGGCCATGGGCCGGATCCTGAAGAAGGACCACACCACCTGGGGCTTCGCCCACGCCCTGGCCGAGGAGACCCGCAAACGCGAACGCCGCGAAACCGTCGACCGGTTGAAGGCCGAACTCACCCTGGCCGGCGTCAAGATCGTCCCCACCCCCAAAAACTGGCCCTACACCTCCCGTGAGGCCGAAGCCTCCACCCTCCTGGACACCGACGGCCAGCCCCTGGACCCCGAGGAAGTGAAGACCAAGCCGGGGTTCGCGGCGTGGATCAACACCGACTACACGCCCCGCGTGATCATCCTCTGCCTGGACCCCGAAGCCTCCGGATACACCCGCACCCAGCGCACCCGCTACGTCCCCGACGCCGAACGCAAAGCCCAAGCCGCCGCCGAACGCGAGCGCATCGCCCACCACGAGGCTCTGGCCGACGCCGCCCAGATCCGCCGGCGGTTCCTCCACGAGAAATACGCCACCGCCAAGACCGCGAAGAAACTCTTCCCCGACGCCCTGAGGTTCATCGCCGCCCGCCCGGAGAAGACACGCATCAGCAACCCCCAGTCCGCCGACCTGGCACTGAGCCTGGCCGGGATCCCGGCCACCCTCGCCAGCCTGGAAGACGCCGCCGCCGGGGCCGGCATGGACCGCCTGCAGCGGATCGTGGTGGCCCGCTGGCTGACCACCTCCGAGAACAACCTGGACTCCCTGACCGCGCAGCGCTGGGACGTGGACCCAGCCGCCGGTGTGGCCTACCTGGACCGGCTGACGGCCGCCGGGTACGAACTGTCCGAAGCCGAACAACGCCTGCACGCCGACATCACCCAACTCGCCAACGCCACCAACGACGAGGACGAGGACGAGGCTGCCGACGAAGACGATCAGGACGACGAGCCCGACGAGAACGACACCATGGACGACCCGAAAGACGATGCGAGTTTCAGTGCGGACGACGCTGAGAGCCCGGCGCCCCGGGACGAGCTGGACGACGAGCAGGCTGCGTCCGAGGTGAGCACCCCGCAGACGGACCCCGCGGGCCTGGACGACATCGCCAAGTCGGCGCAGAAGTTCGAGGCCGTCGCGCCCGCCGGGACCGACGCGGTTCTGGACGAGCTGGTCGCCGCTTCGCACCACTGA